The Solidesulfovibrio fructosivorans JJ] nucleotide sequence CACCGAGAAGGCCGCCTTCTACATCGGCACCGGCATCGGCGGCCTCTTCTCCGGCGACCGGGTGCCGTTCTACAGCAACGGCGGTCGCGGCAACTTCTCCAACCCGACCCTTCCCGTGGACCTCGGTTTCACCGTCAACCTGTCCCAGAACGTGGCCTTCGAGCTGGCCGGCCGCTACCAGCGCATCGGCTTCGACAACCACGGCCTGGACGGTTGGGGTGGCCACGGCGGCATTCGCATCACTTTCTAGCTGACAAACGTCGGCGACTAGGGTAATTAGTCAGGCCCTCCCGCCCACAGGAGCGGGAGGGTCTGTTTTTTTCACGGAGCGTCCCATCGCCGCTTGACATGGGTAGGTGATGGGTCTATATGCCTCTGTCTTTGCCATACACTACGATTTTTTTGAACGGAGACGGCTATGCCCACGATCAACCAGCTTATCCGCAAGGAGCGGGCCCAGGTGACCAAGCGCCGCAAGACGCCCGCCCTGCAAGCCTGCCCGCAGCGTCGGGGTGTGTGCACCCGTGTGTACACCACCACGCCGAAAAAGCCGAACTCGGCTTTGCGTAAGGTCGCCCGCGTGCGCCTGACCAACGGCATCGAGGTGACCTCCTACATCCCGGGCGAAGGCCACAACCTGCAGGAACACTCTGTGGTGATGATCCGGGGCGGCCGCGTCAAAGACCTTCCCGGCGTCCGGTATCATATCATCCGCGGCACGCTCGACACCGCCGGCGTTGCCGACCGCCGTCAGGGCCGTTCCAAGTACGGCGCCAAACGGCCCAAGTAAGTTAAGGAGAGACGCGTATGCCGCGTAAAGGTCCGGTTTCCAAGCGTTCGGTGCTGCCCGATCCCAAGTTCGGCAGCCATCTGGTGACCAAGTTCATCAACCGTCTGATGTACGACGGAAAGAGGGGCGTGGCCGAGGGGCTTTTCTACAAGGCCGTGGACGTGCTGGCCGAGAAGTCCGGCGAAGATCCGCTGAAGGCCTTCGAGAAGGCCGTGGCCAACGTCAAGCCCCATATGGAAGTCAAGCCCCGTCGGGTCGGTGGCGCCACCTATCAGGTGCCCATGGAAGTCCGGCCCGAGCGGCAGCTCACCCTGGCCCTGCGCTGGCTGGTGGGCAATGCCCGGTCCCGGGGCGAGAAGGGCATGGCGGAGAAGCTTTCCGGCGAGTTGCTGGATGCCTATCACAATCGCGGCGGAGCCGTGAAAAAGAAAGAGGATACGCACCGCATGGCCGACGCCAACAAGGCGTTTGCCCATTACCGGTGGTAGTCGCACAAGGATAGCGTCGTGTCTAAGACTGTACCCATTGAGCGGCAACGCAATATCGGCATCATGGCACACATCGATGCCGGAAAGACGACCACCACCGAACGTATTCTGTATTACACCGGGGTGTCGCACAAGATCGGCGAGGTCCATGACGGCCAGGCCACCATGGACTGGATGGTTCAGGAGCAGGAGCGCGGCATTACGATCACTTCCGCCGCCACCACCTGTTTCTGGCGCGACCATCGCATCAACATCATCGACACGCCCGGCCACGTGGATTTTACCATCGAGGTGGAACGGTCTCTGCGTGTCCTCGACGGGGCGGTCGCCGTGTTCGATGCCGTTTCCGGCGTCGAACCCCAGTCCGAGACGGTCTGGCGGCAGGCCGAACGCTACAGCGTTCCCCGCATGAGCTTCGTCAATAAGATGGACCGCGTCGGCGCGGACTTTTTCCGTTGCGTCGACATGATCCGCGACCGCCTGGGCGCCAAGCCCGTGCCCCTGCAGATCCCCATCGGCGCCGAGGAGAATTTCCAGGGCGTCGTGGACATGATCCAGGGCAAGGCCGTCTATTTCGATACCGAGTCCCTGGGCAAGGAGTATGTCTACAAGGACATCCCGGCCGAGCTGATGGAGCGCTATGAAGAGCTGCACCAGCACATGGTCGAGGCCATTGCCGAGGAAGACGAGGTCCTCATGGAGAAGTACCTCGGCGGTGAGGAGCTCACCCCCGAGGAACTGATCGCCGGCATCCGCAAGGCCACCATCAACCTGGCCATCTGCCCGGTGCTGTGCGGCTCGGCATTCAAGAACAAGGGCGTGCAGCCCCTGCTCGACGCCGTGGTCGACTACCTGCCGTCTCCCGTCGACATCCCGCCCATCAAGGGCCACGATCCCGACGACGAGGAAAAGATCATCGAGTGCCCCTGCGACGTGAACGCGCCCCTGGCCGCCCTGGCCTTCAAGCTCATGAGCGATCCGTTCATCGGCCACCTGACCTTCCTGCGCCTCTATTCCGGCCGCATCGAGTCCGGCATGACCGTTCTCAATGCCAACACCGGCAAAAAGGAGCGCATCGGCCGCCTGCTCAAGATGCATGCCAACAAGCGTGAAGAGATAAAGTCCGCTGACGCCGGCGACATCGTGGCCGCCGTGGGCATGAAGATCACCTCCACCGGCGACACGCTGTGCGCGGACAACCGCCCCGTGGCCCTGGAGTCGCTCAACATCCCCGAGCCCGTCATCGAGGTCGCCATCGAGCCCAAGACCAAGGCCGACCGCGACACGCTGTCCCAGGCGCTTGGCAAGCTGGCCAAGGAGGACCCGTCCTTCCGCGTCAAGTCCGACGAGGAATCGGGCCAGACCCTGATCGCCGGCATGGGCGAGCTGCACCTGGAGATCATCGTCGACCGGCTGATGCGCGAGTTCGGTGTCAACGCCAATGTCGGCGCGCCCCAGGTCGCCTACCGCGAGACCATCACCAAGCCGATCAAGAACGATCTGCGCTACGTCAAGCAGACCGGCGGTCGCGGCCAGTACGGCCATGTGGTGCTGGAAATCGAACCCAAGGAAGACGGCGGCTACGAGTTCGTCAATGGAATCGTGGGCGGCGTCATTCCCAAGGAATACATCCCGGCCGTCGACAAAGGCATCCAGAACGCCATGAAGGGCGGCGTCATCGCCGGCTTCCCCCTGGTGGATGTCCGGGCCAAGCTGGTCTTCGGCTCCTACCACGAAGTCGACTCCTCGGAGCAGGCGTTTTTCATCTGCGCCTCCCAGTGCTTCAAGGAGGCCGTGCACAAGGCCGCTCCGGTGCTGCTTGAGCCGATCATGGCCGTGGAAGTGGTGACGCCGGAGGAATACATGGGCGACGTCATGGGCGACCTGAACGGCCGTCGCGGCCGCATCGCCAAGATGGATTCCCGGGCCGGCTCCCAGATCATCACCGCCAACGTGCCCCTGTCGTCCATGTTCGGGTATGCCACGGACCTGCGTTCCAAGTCGCAGGGCCGGGCCACCTTCAGCATGCAGTTCGACCACTACGAGAAGGTCCCGGCCGCTCTGGCCGAGGAAATAATGAAGAAGAAATAACGCCCGTAGCGAGACGGGCGAGGTGGAACATTAACGATCCGCAAGCGCGGATGTTCAGGGGGACGACATGGGCAAGGCGAAATTCGAGCGGAAAAAGCCGCACGTCAACATCGGCACCATCGGGCACATCGACCACGGCAAGACCACGCTGACGGCCGCCATCACGCGTCTGGCCAGCCTCAAGGGTTTTGGCGAGTACATTCCTTTCGACCAGATCGACAAGGCGCCCGAGGAAAAGGAACGTGGCATCACCATCGCCACGGCCCACGTCGAGTACGAGACCGACAAGCGGCATTACGCTCACGTCGACTGCCCCGGTCACGCCGACTACATCAAGAACATGATCACCGGCGCGGCCCAGATGGACGGCGGCATCCTCGTGGTGGCCGCAACCGACGGCCCCATGCCCCAGACCCGTGAGCACATTCTGCTCGCCCGTCAGGTCGGCGTGCCGCAGCTCGTCGTCTTCATGAACAAGGTCGACCTGGTCGACGACCCCGAACTGCTCGAGCTGGTCGAACTCGAGGTGCGCGAACTGCTCACCAAGTACGGCTTCCCCGGCGACGACATTCCGATCATCAAGGGTTCGGCCCTGAAGGCCCTTGAGGCCGAAGGCCCGGACAGCCCGGACGCCAAGCCGATCTTCGAGCTGCTCGACGCCTGCGACGCGTACATCCCCGAGCCCAAGCGCGACGTGGACAAGCCGTTCCTCATGCCCATCGAGGACGTGTTCTCCATCTCCGGCCGCGGCACCGTGGTCACCGGCCGTGTCGAGCGCGGTATCATCACCGTGGGCGACGAAGTGGCGATCATCGGCATCAAGGACACGGTCAAGACCACCTGCACCGGCGTCGAGATGTTCCGCAAGATCCTCGACCAGGGCCAGGCCGGCGACAACGTCGGCGTGCTCCTTCGCGGCGTCAAGCGCGACGAGGTCGAGCGCGGCCAGGTTCTGGCCAAGCCGGGCTCCATCACGCCGCACCGCAAGTTCAAGGCCGAGGTCTACGTTCTCAACAAGGAAGAGGGCGGCCGCCACACCCCGTTTTTCACCGGCTACCGTCCCCAGTTCTATTTCCGCACGACCGATATCACGGGCGTCGTGACCCTGGCCGAGGGCGTCGAGATGGTGATGCCCGGCGACAACGCCACGTTCAACGTGGAGCTGATCGCCCCCATCGCCATGGAGAAGGGCCTGCGCTTCGCCATCCGCGAAGGCGGCCGTACCGTCGGCGCCGGCGTCGTGTCGGAAATCGTGGAGTAAATATCATGGTTTCCATGCAAAACGATCGCATTCGCATTAAGCTTAAGGCCTACGAC carries:
- the rpsL gene encoding 30S ribosomal protein S12: MPTINQLIRKERAQVTKRRKTPALQACPQRRGVCTRVYTTTPKKPNSALRKVARVRLTNGIEVTSYIPGEGHNLQEHSVVMIRGGRVKDLPGVRYHIIRGTLDTAGVADRRQGRSKYGAKRPK
- the rpsG gene encoding 30S ribosomal protein S7, whose product is MPRKGPVSKRSVLPDPKFGSHLVTKFINRLMYDGKRGVAEGLFYKAVDVLAEKSGEDPLKAFEKAVANVKPHMEVKPRRVGGATYQVPMEVRPERQLTLALRWLVGNARSRGEKGMAEKLSGELLDAYHNRGGAVKKKEDTHRMADANKAFAHYRW
- the fusA gene encoding elongation factor G codes for the protein MSKTVPIERQRNIGIMAHIDAGKTTTTERILYYTGVSHKIGEVHDGQATMDWMVQEQERGITITSAATTCFWRDHRINIIDTPGHVDFTIEVERSLRVLDGAVAVFDAVSGVEPQSETVWRQAERYSVPRMSFVNKMDRVGADFFRCVDMIRDRLGAKPVPLQIPIGAEENFQGVVDMIQGKAVYFDTESLGKEYVYKDIPAELMERYEELHQHMVEAIAEEDEVLMEKYLGGEELTPEELIAGIRKATINLAICPVLCGSAFKNKGVQPLLDAVVDYLPSPVDIPPIKGHDPDDEEKIIECPCDVNAPLAALAFKLMSDPFIGHLTFLRLYSGRIESGMTVLNANTGKKERIGRLLKMHANKREEIKSADAGDIVAAVGMKITSTGDTLCADNRPVALESLNIPEPVIEVAIEPKTKADRDTLSQALGKLAKEDPSFRVKSDEESGQTLIAGMGELHLEIIVDRLMREFGVNANVGAPQVAYRETITKPIKNDLRYVKQTGGRGQYGHVVLEIEPKEDGGYEFVNGIVGGVIPKEYIPAVDKGIQNAMKGGVIAGFPLVDVRAKLVFGSYHEVDSSEQAFFICASQCFKEAVHKAAPVLLEPIMAVEVVTPEEYMGDVMGDLNGRRGRIAKMDSRAGSQIITANVPLSSMFGYATDLRSKSQGRATFSMQFDHYEKVPAALAEEIMKKK
- the tuf gene encoding elongation factor Tu, whose protein sequence is MGKAKFERKKPHVNIGTIGHIDHGKTTLTAAITRLASLKGFGEYIPFDQIDKAPEEKERGITIATAHVEYETDKRHYAHVDCPGHADYIKNMITGAAQMDGGILVVAATDGPMPQTREHILLARQVGVPQLVVFMNKVDLVDDPELLELVELEVRELLTKYGFPGDDIPIIKGSALKALEAEGPDSPDAKPIFELLDACDAYIPEPKRDVDKPFLMPIEDVFSISGRGTVVTGRVERGIITVGDEVAIIGIKDTVKTTCTGVEMFRKILDQGQAGDNVGVLLRGVKRDEVERGQVLAKPGSITPHRKFKAEVYVLNKEEGGRHTPFFTGYRPQFYFRTTDITGVVTLAEGVEMVMPGDNATFNVELIAPIAMEKGLRFAIREGGRTVGAGVVSEIVE